Proteins encoded by one window of Salmonirosea aquatica:
- a CDS encoding polyphosphate kinase 2 family protein, with amino-acid sequence MSKFKSEDFRYNGDKKFSLKKVDTKIPDLYEDKDEYKKMLEDNADELDELQSMMYAHNRYGLLVILQAMDAAGKDGTLKRVFAGVNPIGVRIHSFKRPSENELGHDFMWRSSVLLPQRGTITVFNRSYYEEVLVVKVHPEIVTHVQRLPAELTEDLDKLWENRYEDIKNSEKYLYHNGIRVVKFFLNVSKKEQADRLIARIEDPSKNWKFEEGDVKERESWDSYMEAFEECINATATEKAPWYVIPADDKKNMRIIVGRIITEEMKKLDMRYPEADEKRHDELQGFISVIKSQNND; translated from the coding sequence ATGTCCAAATTCAAGTCCGAAGACTTTCGCTACAATGGCGATAAAAAATTCAGCCTGAAAAAGGTGGATACCAAGATTCCCGACCTCTACGAGGACAAGGACGAATACAAAAAGATGCTGGAGGATAACGCCGACGAACTGGACGAACTGCAAAGCATGATGTACGCTCACAATCGCTATGGTTTGCTGGTGATTCTTCAAGCCATGGATGCGGCCGGTAAAGATGGTACCCTAAAGCGGGTTTTTGCGGGTGTAAATCCCATCGGTGTAAGAATACACTCGTTCAAGCGGCCCAGTGAAAACGAACTGGGGCACGATTTCATGTGGCGGAGTTCAGTGCTGTTACCGCAGCGGGGTACCATTACGGTGTTTAACCGCAGCTATTATGAAGAGGTACTGGTCGTAAAGGTACATCCCGAAATAGTGACCCATGTGCAACGCCTACCTGCTGAACTCACCGAAGATCTGGATAAACTCTGGGAAAATCGCTACGAGGACATTAAGAATTCAGAGAAGTACCTCTACCACAATGGTATCCGGGTAGTGAAGTTTTTTCTGAATGTATCCAAAAAGGAGCAGGCCGACCGCCTGATCGCCCGCATCGAAGATCCTTCTAAAAACTGGAAGTTCGAAGAAGGAGATGTGAAAGAGCGCGAATCCTGGGATTCGTACATGGAAGCATTTGAGGAGTGTATCAACGCCACCGCTACCGAAAAAGCACCGTGGTACGTGATTCCGGCCGACGACAAGAAGAATATGCGGATTATCGTAGGACGGATCATCACCGAAGAAATGAAAAAACTGGATATGCGGTATCCCGAAGCCGACGAAAAACGCCACGACGAGTTGCAGGGTTTTATCAGTGTCATAAAATCCCAGAACAACGACTAA
- a CDS encoding DNA-directed RNA polymerase subunit alpha has product MSILAFQMPDKVVMEKADDFHGLFEFKPLEKGYGVTIGNALRRILLSSLEGYAITSVKFPGVLHEFSTIEGVVEDVTEIILNLKTVRFKKVVDLVENRITVNLKNVSVVTAGDIGKFTSSYQVLNPDQVICHLDDKKEFEMELLVDKGRGYVPADEPRANELPFSHVAMDAIYTPVKNVKYSVENTRVEQKTDYERLLIDIQTDGSIHPEEALKGAANILIQHFMLFSDQTMTFEKQKAEEDNQVDEEMLRMRKLLKTSLAELDLSVRAFNCLKSADVKTLGDLVRLEISDMMKFRNFGKKSLTELEQLVSEKGLTFGMEVGKYRLDEE; this is encoded by the coding sequence ATGTCAATATTAGCATTCCAAATGCCTGATAAAGTCGTAATGGAAAAAGCCGACGACTTTCACGGGTTGTTTGAGTTTAAACCCTTGGAAAAAGGCTATGGCGTAACGATTGGAAATGCGTTGCGTCGGATCCTGCTTTCGTCATTAGAGGGATACGCCATTACGAGTGTGAAGTTCCCCGGGGTGCTTCATGAATTCTCGACCATAGAAGGGGTCGTGGAGGATGTTACAGAAATCATCCTGAACCTGAAAACGGTTCGCTTTAAGAAAGTGGTTGACCTGGTGGAAAACCGTATAACGGTCAACCTGAAGAATGTGTCTGTCGTTACGGCGGGGGATATAGGTAAATTTACGAGTTCCTACCAGGTTCTGAATCCTGATCAGGTAATTTGCCATCTTGACGACAAGAAAGAGTTTGAGATGGAATTGCTTGTGGATAAAGGCCGTGGATATGTACCAGCCGATGAGCCCCGTGCCAATGAACTGCCTTTCAGCCATGTGGCAATGGATGCAATCTATACACCCGTTAAGAATGTAAAATACAGTGTTGAAAACACGCGGGTTGAGCAGAAAACCGACTATGAGCGTCTGCTGATCGACATTCAAACTGACGGTTCGATCCATCCCGAGGAAGCACTTAAGGGAGCCGCCAATATTTTGATCCAGCATTTCATGCTCTTCTCGGATCAAACGATGACGTTTGAGAAACAGAAAGCCGAAGAGGATAATCAGGTGGATGAGGAAATGCTGCGCATGCGCAAACTACTCAAAACTTCACTGGCTGAGTTGGACCTTTCCGTACGGGCTTTCAACTGCCTGAAATCTGCCGATGTAAAAACATTGGGTGATTTGGTAAGGCTCGAAATTTCAGATATGATGAAATTCCGCAATTTTGGCAAGAAATCACTGACGGAATTAGAACAACTGGTATCAGAAAAAGGGCTTACTTTCGGTATGGAAGTAGGTAAGTACCGCCTCGATGAGGAGTAA
- a CDS encoding M28 family peptidase: MKKLLPLLFLLALLIPGFAQKKNTLPEFSLQKSELEAHMRFLASDELMGRRTGEPGNLVAARYVAEQFRRYGLRPVPGQSTYMQAVPLEKMAALQKGTLYVGNDTLLSEKDWILMSGKATDVRAPLVYAGFGLEDAAKSWDDYKGLDVKGKIVLVQSGSPDATTPSEIISVSNEKRRLAAQKGAVAIIELFKAPVPWNFVTKYFSGDRIALAAEGTPVSLPHAWVNGQEARFTKLLRVASDVRFQTDGRPVQTVNGYNVVAYIEGTDAKLKNEYVLLSAHYDHVGVGKQGGQPYTPEDSIFNGARDNAFGTVSLLAAAEALAQNPPKRSVVLVALTGEEVGLLGSKYYASHPLLPLKNCVFNLNTDGAGYNDTSILAVIGLDRTGARAEIEAASKAFGLDVVADPAPEQGLFDRSDNVSFAIKGIPAPTITPGFRTFDADLMKNYHQASDNPETIDFDYLLKFCQAYAYASRLIADRSQVPQWIKGDKYEEAAQKLYGN; this comes from the coding sequence ATGAAAAAGCTTTTACCTCTTCTCTTCCTTCTGGCTCTTCTGATTCCCGGCTTTGCGCAAAAGAAAAACACATTGCCCGAATTTTCTCTCCAAAAAAGTGAGTTGGAAGCGCACATGCGGTTTCTGGCTTCGGACGAACTGATGGGACGCCGCACGGGCGAACCGGGAAATCTTGTAGCCGCCCGTTACGTGGCCGAGCAGTTTCGACGCTACGGCCTGCGACCCGTGCCGGGGCAGTCTACTTATATGCAAGCTGTACCTTTAGAAAAGATGGCCGCTTTGCAGAAGGGTACCTTATACGTAGGAAACGATACGTTGCTTTCGGAAAAAGACTGGATTTTGATGTCGGGTAAGGCTACGGATGTGCGTGCTCCGTTGGTCTATGCAGGTTTTGGACTGGAAGATGCAGCCAAAAGCTGGGACGACTACAAAGGGCTGGACGTGAAAGGGAAAATTGTGCTGGTGCAAAGCGGCTCACCGGATGCCACCACACCGTCGGAAATTATCAGCGTATCAAATGAGAAACGAAGACTGGCTGCCCAAAAGGGAGCCGTAGCCATAATCGAATTATTCAAGGCTCCTGTTCCCTGGAATTTTGTGACCAAATATTTTTCAGGCGATCGCATCGCCCTGGCGGCTGAAGGTACCCCCGTTTCGCTGCCGCATGCCTGGGTAAACGGGCAAGAGGCCAGGTTCACCAAGCTCCTGCGTGTGGCGTCAGACGTTCGTTTCCAAACGGATGGGCGCCCGGTGCAAACGGTCAATGGGTACAACGTAGTGGCTTACATCGAAGGTACCGATGCCAAATTGAAAAACGAGTATGTACTGCTTTCGGCGCATTATGATCACGTAGGCGTGGGTAAGCAGGGCGGTCAGCCTTATACGCCCGAGGATAGCATTTTCAATGGCGCGCGCGACAACGCCTTTGGCACCGTATCGCTGTTGGCTGCTGCCGAAGCGCTGGCGCAGAACCCACCGAAGCGGTCGGTAGTATTGGTAGCTTTGACGGGCGAAGAGGTGGGTCTTCTGGGCAGTAAGTATTACGCCAGTCATCCGCTGTTACCCCTCAAAAACTGTGTATTCAACCTCAATACCGACGGCGCGGGCTATAATGATACCAGTATTCTGGCGGTGATCGGACTGGATCGCACGGGGGCACGGGCAGAAATCGAAGCAGCCAGCAAAGCTTTTGGATTGGATGTAGTGGCCGATCCGGCACCTGAGCAGGGATTATTCGATCGATCCGACAATGTGAGTTTTGCTATTAAAGGAATTCCTGCGCCCACAATTACGCCCGGATTCCGGACTTTTGATGCCGATTTGATGAAGAATTACCACCAGGCTTCCGATAATCCAGAGACCATCGATTTTGACTACCTGCTTAAATTCTGCCAGGCCTATGCCTACGCCTCTCGTTTGATCGCCGATCGCAGTCAGGTACCGCAATGGATCAAAGGTGATAAATACGAGGAGGCCGCTCAAAAACTTTATGGAAATTAG
- a CDS encoding low molecular weight protein-tyrosine-phosphatase, with translation MIKVLFVCLGNICRSPLAEIVFNNLIQQASLSTHIQCDSAGTASYHIGSLPDRRIRQIGQEKGLVLTHRSRKLAGDDFYNFDYIVAMDEANFEDIRNQSYRSSGFYFPEDRLFLYREFDSEVQASDPREHFSVPDPYYEDIVFFEEVYRIVERCGTRFLEFIIEKNNLKR, from the coding sequence TTGATCAAGGTACTCTTTGTCTGCTTGGGGAATATCTGCCGATCGCCACTTGCGGAGATTGTTTTCAATAACCTGATACAACAGGCGAGTCTCTCAACCCACATTCAATGCGATTCGGCGGGTACCGCCTCCTACCACATTGGTAGCTTACCCGATCGCCGCATACGGCAGATAGGGCAGGAAAAGGGTTTGGTACTAACGCACAGAAGCCGGAAATTAGCGGGTGATGATTTCTATAATTTCGATTATATCGTGGCCATGGATGAGGCCAACTTTGAGGATATCCGCAATCAAAGCTACCGTAGCAGTGGATTTTATTTCCCCGAAGATCGGTTATTTCTGTACCGGGAATTCGATTCCGAAGTGCAAGCCTCGGACCCACGGGAGCATTTCAGTGTCCCGGATCCTTATTACGAAGATATCGTTTTTTTTGAAGAAGTATATCGGATTGTAGAGCGCTGCGGAACCCGCTTTTTAGAATTTATAATTGAAAAAAATAATTTGAAACGATGA
- a CDS encoding thioredoxin family protein, with protein MPSEKNEGTSEVPAGMSQDEFQKLIASTQPVLIDFFAPWCAPCKQMAPTLEKLTKEYAGKATIKTINYDDNKALARSLQVDEIPVFLLYKNGMLLWRGMGLMPEKEFREVIDGAL; from the coding sequence ATGCCTTCCGAGAAAAACGAGGGTACCTCGGAAGTTCCGGCAGGAATGAGCCAGGATGAATTTCAGAAACTGATTGCCTCGACCCAACCCGTACTCATTGATTTCTTTGCTCCCTGGTGCGCCCCCTGCAAGCAGATGGCACCTACCCTGGAAAAGCTTACGAAAGAATACGCGGGGAAAGCAACCATCAAAACGATCAATTACGACGACAATAAAGCTCTGGCACGAAGCCTACAGGTCGATGAAATCCCAGTTTTTCTTCTTTACAAAAATGGGATGTTGCTGTGGCGAGGAATGGGTCTAATGCCGGAGAAGGAGTTTCGTGAGGTGATTGATGGGGCTTTGTGA
- the carA gene encoding glutamine-hydrolyzing carbamoyl-phosphate synthase small subunit, with product MTETQEALLLLEDGTAYRGLALGKKGTAGGEICFNTGMTGYQEIYTDPSYYGQIVVNTTSHIGNYGVQLNSEEESSYVKIKGMVCNTFSNVYSRYTADFSLQEYFERANIVGISNVDTRHLVRHVREKGVMNAIISSEILDENELMEELRKVPSMAGLELSSEVSTTEPYFVGDEMESRWRIAVMDYGIKKSILQNLTLRGCYCKVFPAQTPFSEIMEWQPDGFFISNGPGDPAAMLYAVETVKEMIESNKPLFGICLGHQLLAEASGISTYKMHHGHRGLNHPVKNLITGLCEVTSQNHGFAVNPDEILNHPDVEVTHVNLNDKTIEGIRRKDRPAFSVQYHPEASPGPHDSRYLFDEFARLLAEA from the coding sequence ATGACTGAAACACAAGAAGCCTTATTACTACTGGAAGACGGCACGGCCTACCGGGGCTTGGCCTTGGGAAAAAAGGGAACTGCGGGCGGAGAAATCTGCTTCAATACGGGTATGACCGGATATCAGGAGATCTACACGGATCCTTCGTACTACGGTCAGATTGTGGTGAACACCACCTCACACATCGGGAATTACGGGGTACAGCTCAACAGTGAAGAAGAGTCAAGCTATGTGAAAATCAAGGGAATGGTATGCAATACTTTTTCCAATGTATACTCTCGGTATACTGCCGACTTTTCATTACAGGAGTACTTTGAACGTGCCAATATTGTGGGGATCAGCAATGTGGATACCCGTCACCTGGTACGTCATGTGCGCGAAAAAGGCGTTATGAACGCCATCATCTCTTCTGAAATACTGGATGAGAATGAACTGATGGAGGAATTACGAAAGGTACCTTCCATGGCCGGCCTGGAATTATCTTCCGAAGTAAGTACCACAGAACCCTACTTTGTGGGCGACGAAATGGAAAGCCGCTGGCGCATTGCGGTAATGGATTACGGCATAAAGAAAAGCATCTTGCAAAACCTGACTCTGCGCGGCTGCTACTGCAAGGTATTTCCCGCCCAAACGCCTTTTTCCGAAATCATGGAATGGCAGCCGGATGGGTTCTTTATTTCTAATGGCCCCGGCGATCCCGCTGCGATGCTATACGCTGTGGAAACGGTAAAGGAAATGATTGAATCCAACAAACCCCTGTTTGGCATTTGCCTGGGTCATCAATTGCTGGCCGAGGCGAGTGGTATCTCTACCTACAAGATGCATCACGGACACCGGGGATTGAACCATCCTGTTAAGAATCTTATTACGGGCTTATGCGAAGTGACTTCCCAGAACCATGGCTTTGCCGTAAATCCTGACGAAATCCTGAATCACCCCGATGTGGAGGTAACGCATGTGAATCTCAATGATAAGACCATCGAAGGCATCCGCCGCAAGGATCGTCCGGCTTTCTCGGTACAGTACCATCCCGAAGCATCGCCCGGTCCCCATGACTCAAGGTACCTGTTCGATGAGTTCGCGCGGTTGCTGGCCGAGGCGTAA
- the gpmI gene encoding 2,3-bisphosphoglycerate-independent phosphoglycerate mutase: MNKKVILIILDGWGIAKQGEENRSAILAANTPFYDSILQRYPHSTLQASGLAVGLPDGQMGNSEVGHTNLGAGRVVYQDLVKINLAVEDGSLAKEPVLANAFDYAKTTGKKVHFIGLVSDGGVHSHINHLKGLCTFAHQAGLDNVFVHAFTDGRDCDPKSGLGFLEDLQKHMATTTGKIASITGRYYAMDRDKRWERVKLAYDAMVNGIGAQVPESGLMEAVLASYANDVTDEFIKPIVAVTEQNEPVAVIEDGDVVLCFNFRTDRGREITEALTQRDFHEQNMHKLNLRYITMTNYDESFQNVGVIFDKDNLTNTLGEVLEKAGKKQIRIAETEKYPHVTFFFSGGREKEFVGESRMICPSPKVATYDLQPEMSARDIRDSIVPALEQEEVDFVCLNFANTDMVGHTGIFEAAVKAAETVDQCAEAVVTTGLAHGYSSIIIADHGNSDYMINDDGSPNTAHSLNLVPCVLVDSTYSQPIHDGKLADVAPTILALMGIPKPGEMAGESLL, encoded by the coding sequence ATGAATAAGAAAGTCATACTGATTATCCTGGACGGTTGGGGCATTGCCAAGCAGGGCGAGGAAAATCGCTCGGCCATTCTTGCTGCCAACACGCCCTTCTATGATAGTATCTTGCAAAGGTACCCCCACAGTACCCTACAGGCGAGCGGCCTGGCGGTGGGACTACCCGATGGGCAGATGGGTAACTCCGAAGTGGGGCATACCAATCTCGGGGCCGGGCGCGTCGTGTATCAGGATCTGGTAAAAATAAACCTGGCCGTCGAGGATGGCTCCCTGGCGAAGGAACCCGTTCTGGCCAACGCCTTTGACTACGCCAAAACTACGGGTAAGAAGGTACACTTTATCGGTTTAGTATCGGATGGGGGGGTACATTCGCACATCAATCACCTCAAAGGTCTTTGTACATTCGCACATCAGGCCGGACTGGACAATGTATTTGTGCATGCTTTTACTGATGGCCGCGACTGCGATCCGAAGAGCGGATTGGGCTTTTTGGAGGATTTGCAAAAACACATGGCTACTACAACCGGCAAAATCGCCAGCATCACGGGCCGGTACTACGCCATGGACCGCGACAAGCGCTGGGAGCGGGTGAAGCTGGCCTACGATGCCATGGTAAACGGGATAGGGGCGCAGGTACCTGAAAGCGGGCTGATGGAGGCCGTGTTGGCCTCCTATGCCAACGATGTTACGGACGAGTTTATCAAGCCGATTGTAGCCGTCACGGAACAGAACGAACCCGTGGCTGTCATCGAGGATGGTGATGTGGTACTATGCTTCAACTTCCGGACCGACCGGGGGCGCGAGATTACCGAAGCTTTGACGCAACGCGATTTCCATGAGCAGAATATGCACAAACTGAATCTGCGTTATATTACGATGACCAACTACGACGAATCGTTTCAGAACGTAGGGGTTATTTTCGATAAGGACAACCTGACCAATACGTTGGGAGAAGTACTGGAAAAAGCAGGGAAGAAGCAGATTCGCATTGCCGAAACCGAAAAGTACCCCCACGTGACCTTCTTTTTTTCGGGAGGGCGGGAAAAAGAATTTGTGGGCGAAAGCAGGATGATCTGTCCTTCTCCCAAGGTAGCTACCTACGATTTGCAGCCGGAAATGTCGGCGCGGGACATTCGCGATTCCATTGTACCGGCACTGGAACAGGAAGAGGTGGACTTCGTGTGCCTCAACTTCGCCAATACTGACATGGTGGGTCACACGGGTATTTTTGAAGCCGCCGTAAAAGCGGCCGAAACCGTGGATCAATGCGCCGAAGCTGTAGTGACGACAGGTTTGGCGCATGGCTATTCGTCCATTATTATTGCCGATCATGGTAATTCCGACTATATGATCAATGACGATGGTTCGCCTAACACGGCCCACTCTCTCAATCTGGTACCTTGCGTCCTGGTGGATAGTACCTATTCCCAACCGATTCACGACGGTAAGCTGGCCGACGTGGCACCTACCATTCTAGCCTTGATGGGTATCCCTAAACCCGGAGAAATGGCGGGTGAGAGCCTACTGTAA
- a CDS encoding FtsB family cell division protein translates to MARLPYWLLRLMRYLRNFYIATLVGWVVWVVFIDDNNIFVVLSNRQKMKDLEQDRLYYQEQVRLVKKERQEVFGNQAMVEKWAREKYLMRKPTEDVYVIVDENGQSIEKLK, encoded by the coding sequence ATGGCCCGACTTCCCTACTGGCTTCTGCGCCTGATGCGCTACCTGCGTAACTTCTACATAGCCACCTTAGTGGGCTGGGTGGTGTGGGTTGTGTTTATTGACGATAACAACATCTTTGTGGTGCTAAGCAATCGGCAAAAAATGAAGGATCTGGAGCAGGACCGGTTGTACTATCAGGAACAGGTGCGGTTGGTAAAGAAAGAGCGGCAGGAAGTATTCGGCAATCAGGCCATGGTTGAAAAGTGGGCCAGGGAAAAGTACCTCATGCGCAAACCTACAGAAGATGTGTACGTAATCGTGGATGAAAACGGACAGTCTATTGAGAAATTAAAGTAA
- a CDS encoding non-canonical purine NTP pyrophosphatase: MQLCFATNNAHKLTEIQALLGSDFELKTLADIGCLEEIPETQPTIPENSRQKAEYVWDNYGIGTFADDTGLEVYALDGKPGVDSAHYAGPQRNANDNINRVWEQLAATGHTFPTPARFLTVITLVVEGIYHQFEGTVEGTLINEKRGGNGFGYDPVFVPEGHERTFAEMSLTEKSQLSHRSRAFAKLVAFLRQR, encoded by the coding sequence ATGCAACTTTGCTTTGCTACAAATAACGCCCACAAACTCACCGAGATTCAGGCCTTGCTGGGTTCGGATTTCGAGTTGAAAACCCTCGCCGACATTGGTTGCCTCGAAGAAATTCCCGAAACCCAACCTACCATTCCCGAAAACTCCCGTCAGAAGGCCGAGTACGTGTGGGACAACTATGGCATAGGTACCTTCGCTGATGATACGGGTCTGGAAGTATACGCGCTCGATGGGAAACCGGGCGTCGATTCGGCCCATTATGCGGGTCCGCAGCGCAACGCCAACGATAATATCAACCGCGTGTGGGAGCAATTGGCCGCTACTGGCCACACCTTTCCCACGCCGGCGCGTTTTCTTACCGTCATTACGCTGGTGGTAGAAGGTATCTACCACCAGTTTGAAGGTACCGTAGAGGGTACCCTCATCAACGAGAAACGTGGAGGCAACGGATTTGGCTACGATCCTGTCTTTGTGCCTGAGGGCCATGAACGGACTTTTGCCGAAATGAGCCTGACCGAAAAATCCCAACTCAGCCATCGGTCTCGGGCATTTGCCAAGCTGGTGGCGTTTCTACGGCAACGGTAG
- the eno gene encoding phosphopyruvate hydratase, which produces MSTIQSVHARQILDSRGNPTVEVDIRTENGYLGRAAVPSGASTGKHEAVELRDDDDKVYVGKGVLKAVENVNDIIYPELIGLSVYEQNLIDKIMLELDGTSNKGKLGANAILGVSLAVAKAAAQEANLPLYRYIGGTNANTLPVPMMNILNGGSHADNSIDFQEFMVMPAKADTFSDALRMGVEVFHTLKKVLKSKGYSTNVGDEGGFAPNIKSNEEAIEIVIQAIEKAGYKPGEEIFIAMDAASSEFYENGVYHFKKSDGRKLSSAEMAGYWADWVSKYPIISIEDGMDEDDWDGWKATTESIGSKCQLVGDDLFVTNVDRLQQGIDQKIANAILIKVNQIGSLTETINTVNLAKRNSYKNIMSHRSGETEDSTIADLAVALNTGQIKTGSASRSDRMAKYNQLLRIEEELGETAYFPGLKF; this is translated from the coding sequence ATGAGTACTATTCAGTCAGTACACGCCAGACAAATTCTGGATTCACGAGGAAACCCTACAGTAGAAGTTGATATTCGTACCGAAAATGGCTATCTGGGCCGTGCCGCCGTACCTTCCGGCGCCTCCACAGGCAAGCACGAAGCCGTAGAATTGCGTGACGACGACGATAAAGTGTATGTCGGCAAAGGCGTACTGAAAGCAGTAGAGAACGTCAACGATATTATTTATCCCGAACTGATCGGTCTGTCGGTTTACGAGCAGAACCTTATTGACAAGATCATGCTCGAGCTTGATGGTACCTCCAACAAAGGAAAATTGGGTGCCAATGCCATTCTGGGTGTTTCGCTGGCCGTAGCCAAAGCCGCCGCGCAGGAAGCCAACCTACCCCTCTATCGTTACATCGGGGGTACCAACGCCAACACGCTGCCCGTGCCGATGATGAACATTCTGAACGGTGGTAGCCATGCCGATAATTCCATCGACTTCCAGGAATTCATGGTAATGCCGGCCAAAGCCGATACGTTCTCTGATGCCCTCCGCATGGGCGTGGAAGTGTTCCATACCTTGAAGAAAGTACTGAAAAGCAAAGGATATTCGACCAATGTCGGTGACGAAGGCGGTTTTGCACCCAATATCAAATCCAACGAAGAAGCGATTGAAATTGTAATTCAGGCGATTGAAAAAGCGGGCTACAAACCCGGTGAAGAGATCTTTATTGCAATGGATGCGGCTTCTTCCGAGTTTTACGAAAATGGTGTCTATCACTTCAAAAAATCTGACGGACGCAAACTATCCTCGGCCGAAATGGCGGGCTATTGGGCTGACTGGGTTAGTAAGTACCCCATCATTTCGATCGAAGACGGCATGGACGAGGACGACTGGGACGGCTGGAAAGCAACCACTGAAAGTATCGGTAGCAAGTGTCAGTTGGTCGGTGACGACCTGTTCGTGACCAATGTGGACCGTTTGCAGCAAGGGATCGATCAGAAAATCGCCAACGCGATTTTGATCAAAGTGAATCAGATCGGCTCGTTGACCGAAACGATCAATACTGTAAACCTGGCCAAGCGCAACAGCTACAAGAATATCATGTCGCACCGCTCGGGCGAAACCGAAGATTCAACTATTGCCGATCTGGCCGTTGCCCTGAACACCGGACAGATCAAAACGGGATCGGCTTCGCGTTCTGACCGCATGGCGAAATACAACCAGCTACTTCGCATCGAGGAAGAACTAGGCGAAACCGCCTACTTCCCAGGTTTGAAGTTTTAA
- a CDS encoding rhodanese-like domain-containing protein, translating into MKLLKCIILLMLTLASLAGTAQTPLSVEAFDQKLAGAPQGQLLDVRTPAEYVQGHLPRSSNFDFRDPVFVQKIATLDKDKPVFVYCLSGGRSGQAAKLLAQNGFKEVYDMQGGTLNGQRPVCLPRKTRVPRKFRQE; encoded by the coding sequence ATGAAACTCCTGAAATGCATCATATTGCTCATGCTGACGTTGGCATCCCTGGCCGGAACTGCCCAAACGCCCCTATCGGTTGAAGCCTTTGATCAAAAACTCGCCGGTGCGCCACAGGGTCAGCTCTTGGATGTTCGAACACCCGCCGAGTACGTGCAGGGACACCTACCCCGCTCTTCTAATTTTGATTTTCGCGATCCGGTCTTTGTGCAGAAGATAGCAACGCTGGATAAAGACAAACCTGTCTTCGTCTATTGTCTGTCCGGTGGCCGGAGCGGACAGGCCGCCAAGCTATTGGCTCAGAATGGTTTTAAGGAGGTATATGATATGCAGGGGGGTACCTTAAATGGTCAGCGGCCAGTATGCCTTCCGAGAAAAACGAGGGTACCTCGGAAGTTCCGGCAGGAATGA
- the rplQ gene encoding 50S ribosomal protein L17, which yields MLSNMAGSLILHKRIETTVAKAKALRKYVEPLLTKSKDDSTHSRRVVFSYLRDKEPVKELFNVVADKIADRPGGYTRIVKLGTRQGDAADVCIMELVDFNETMLLATAEKPAKTRRSRRGGGKKADSAETTEAKASSETKEGTPAVVEETTKAEPVAVQEENAVEADDLEKVEGIGPKIAEVLTEAGVDTFAKLADSTPETIREILDQAGSQFASHDPATWPQQAKLAADGKWDELKAWQDELDGGREN from the coding sequence ATGCTATCGAACATGGCAGGTTCATTGATTTTGCACAAACGTATTGAAACGACAGTGGCTAAAGCCAAAGCCCTGCGCAAGTATGTCGAGCCACTTTTGACCAAATCAAAGGATGACTCCACGCACAGCCGCCGGGTAGTTTTCTCGTATCTGCGTGACAAAGAACCAGTGAAAGAGCTTTTCAACGTAGTGGCTGACAAAATTGCGGATCGTCCCGGAGGGTACACGCGTATTGTGAAGCTAGGTACCCGCCAGGGAGATGCAGCTGACGTTTGTATCATGGAGTTGGTTGACTTCAACGAAACCATGCTACTGGCCACTGCCGAGAAGCCTGCCAAAACCCGTCGGAGCCGTCGGGGAGGTGGTAAGAAAGCTGACAGCGCTGAGACAACCGAAGCAAAAGCATCTAGCGAAACGAAAGAGGGTACCCCCGCTGTCGTGGAAGAAACCACCAAAGCTGAGCCAGTAGCTGTCCAGGAAGAGAATGCTGTCGAAGCGGATGACCTGGAAAAAGTAGAAGGAATCGGACCCAAAATTGCCGAAGTACTCACTGAGGCAGGTGTTGATACTTTCGCCAAATTAGCTGATTCTACGCCGGAAACCATTCGCGAAATTCTGGATCAGGCAGGTTCACAATTTGCTTCGCATGATCCCGCAACCTGGCCACAACAAGCCAAATTGGCGGCAGATGGTAAATGGGATGAGTTGAAAGCCTGGCAGGACGAATTGGACGGAGGACGAGAAAATTGA